The Nitrospira sp. CR1.1 sequence GCAACCCATGGCCTTGCGCCCAGCAGGGGTGGCTCCTCGGGCAATCCGGCAGGGCTGCCACATATAACTTTCTGGAGACCAGGTGATGGCACCAGACCCGGAGCACGAACAAGACCGTGTCGAGCCCTTGAGACGGTACAAGATTTCCGATACCGATCCTGAAGCTCCGTTTGATGATCGTGTACAATCGCCAGCTCAGGTGTGCCAGATGCGGACGAATCAAGCCGAGCCGGCTGCCCGGCCGCCCCTCAAGCCGGCGCCGGATCACGCTCAGCCCTCCCGGCCTTCCCCCCTGAAGATCCTGCTGGTCGAGGATATGGAAGACAATCGAGTCCTGGTGTCCGTCTTCCTGAAAGCCCCGCCGTACAAGCTGGACCTGGCTGAACACGGTGCCGCAGGAGTCGAAAAGTTTCAATCCGGACAGTACGACCTAGTCTTCATGGACATTCAGATGCCGATCATGGACGGCTACGAGGCGATCCGCGTCATGAGGCGATGGGAGCAGGAGCAACAACGCGGCCAGACTCCAATTATTGCCCTGACCGGCAACACCCATGCCGAAGACATCGAGAAGGCCCGGGCCGCGGGGTTTACCGCCCATGTGACCAAACCGCTCAAAAAGACCACGCTGCTGGAGGCGATACAACGCTATGCGATCACCCCTTCAGGCGAGGAGTCGGCCTCATGAACGATGGGACCCCCGCCACGTCGGACTGCGGCGCCGGACCGGTTGTGGTCCTCGTCGACT is a genomic window containing:
- a CDS encoding response regulator — translated: MRTNQAEPAARPPLKPAPDHAQPSRPSPLKILLVEDMEDNRVLVSVFLKAPPYKLDLAEHGAAGVEKFQSGQYDLVFMDIQMPIMDGYEAIRVMRRWEQEQQRGQTPIIALTGNTHAEDIEKARAAGFTAHVTKPLKKTTLLEAIQRYAITPSGEESAS